In Zingiber officinale cultivar Zhangliang chromosome 3B, Zo_v1.1, whole genome shotgun sequence, a single window of DNA contains:
- the LOC122055464 gene encoding putative wall-associated receptor kinase-like 16: MAETKQSMPFYYSFLLPIIVIATVATAAAASNITTLPGCPAKCGDITVPYPFGIGAGCALESFQLICNGTRLFISNYEIDSISLDPPEVTIQLNASWKCYNATGDVIDQRAPYFATGPGNPYRLSTRNTFAAIGCNTFAAFFDPQGYYASGCVSLCRRESVVVDGACYGVGCCRSPVPKDVWYYEPYSDDRFNKSLVVDFSPCSYWFLIDNDKFQFRAAEARMSDMGGFTTPVALDWAVRTPATSCEAARRNTSTYACRSDNNECYETTNGEGYLCNCSTGYRGNPYLAGGCQDINECDLKEEFPCYGQCTNNNGSYVCSCPSGQEGDPTREHGCRSKDSFTLALKIVTGAGVGVLFLLLLSLMAYLGSKRRRLIETKRRFFEQNGGLLLQKSITAKQSIGFRIFAEKELEKATNGFDDDRVLGTGGHGTVYKGVLDDRTEVAIKKSKVMDEGQRKEFAQELLILSQLNHKNVVKILGCCLEVEVPMLVYEYVPNGTLYGFIHRKEAISIDTRLKLAAEAAEALAYLHSSASPPIIHGDVKSANVLLDWDFSAKVSDFGASRLAPTDEVQLATLVQGTCGYLDPEYMVTSQLTEKSDVYSFGVVLLELLTRRKALCFERPEEDRCLAASFAKAMEKGRLAEVVDEQVLVTEGREAEYVIRDVAELARCCLRMTREERPAMREVAEALQRLRRWREHPWMRLDLEEEASLLGRD; encoded by the exons ATGGCGGAGACGAAGCAGAGTATGCCTTTTTATTATTCGTTCCTTCTTCCCATAATTGTGATAGCAACAGTAGCAACGGCGGCGGCAGCGAGCAATATCACGACGTTGCCTGGTTGCCCGGCGAAGTGCGGCGACATCACCGTCCCTTACCCATTTGGCATCGGCGCCGGTTGTGCCCTCGAAAGCTTCCAACTCATCTGTAATGGCACCAGACTCTTCATCTCAAACTACGAGATCGACTCCATCTCCCTCGACCCGCCGGAGGTCACCATCCAGCTCAACGCGAGCTGGAAGTGCTACAACGCCACCGGCGACGTCATCGACCAACGGGCCCCCTACTTCGCGACCGGCCCCGGCAACCCCTACCGACTCTCCACCCGCAACACCTTCGCTGCGATCGGATGCAACACCTTCGCCGCCTTCTTCGACCCCCAGGGCTACTACGCTAGCGGCTGCGTATCGCTCTGCCGCCGGGAGAGCGTTGTCGTTGACGGGGCCTGCTACGGTGTTGGTTGTTGCCGGTCGCCGGTTCCGAAGGATGTGTGGTACTACGAGCCGTACTCCGATGACAGGTTCAACAAGTCACTGGTGGTGGATTTCAGCCCCTGCAGCTACTGGTTCCTCATCGACAACGACAAGTTCCAGTTCCGGGCGGCAGAGGCGAGGATGAGTGACATGGGAGGGTTCACGACGCCGGTGGCGCTGGACTGGGCCGTGAGAACTCCTGCCACGAGCTGTGAGGCGGCGAGGAGGAACACGTCGACTTATGCCTGCCGGAGTGACAACAACGAGTGCTACGAGACGACGAATGGAGAAGGGTACCTCTGCAACTGCTCCACGGGGTACCGGGGCAATCCATACCTCGCCGGCGGATGTCAAGATATCAACGAGTGCGACCTTAAAGAGGAGTTCCCCTGCTACGGCCAGTGCACGAACAATAATGGAAGCTATGTTTGCTCGTGTCCATCGGGACAAGAAGGCGATCCTACTCGAGAACATGGCTGCCGATCGAAGGATAGCTTCACGCTCGCTCTCAAAATCGTCACTG GTGCCGGCGTCGGCGTGCTCTTCCTCCTCCTGCTGTCTCTGATGGCGTACTTGGGATCCAAAAGGCGAAGGCTCATCGAGACGAAACGCAGATTCTTCGAGCAAAACGGCGGCCTCCTCCTGCAAAAGAGCATCACTGCTAAACAGAGCATCGGGTTTAGGATCTttgcagagaaggaactggagaAGGCGACGAACGGTTTCGACGACGACCGCGTCCTCGGCACCGGCGGCCACGGGACGGTGTACAAGGGCGTGCTCGACGACCGGACCGAGGTGGCGATCAAGAAGTCCAAGGTGATGGACGAGGGGCAGCGGAAGGAGTTCGCGCAGGAGCTGCTCATCCTCTCGCAGCTCAACCACAAGAACGTGGTCAAGATTTTAGGGTGTTGCTTGGAGGTCGAGGTGCCGATGTTGGTCTACGAGTACGTACCCAACGGCACCCTCTACGGCTTCATCCACCGGAAAGAGGCGATCTCCATTGACACGAGGCTGAAGCTGGCGGCGGAGGCTGCGGAGGCACTCGCGTACCTGCACTCATCTGCGTCGCCGCCGATCATCCACGGCGACGTGAAGTCGGCCAATGTGCTGCTGGACTGGGATTTCTCGGCGAAGGTGTCGGATTTTGGAGCGTCGAGGCTGGCGCCGACCGACGAGGTGCAACTGGCGACGCTGGTGCAGGGGACGTGCGGGTACTTGGACCCGGAGTACATGGTGACGAGCCAGTTGACGGAGAAGAGCGACGTGTACAGCTTCGGGGTGGTGCTGCTGGAGCTGCTCACGAGGAGGAAGGCGTTGTGCTTCGAGAGGCCGGAGGAGGATCGGTGCTTGGCGGCGAGCTTTGCGAAAGCAATGGAGAAGGGGCGACTGGCGGAGGTGGTGGATGAGCAAGTCCTGGTGACGGAGGGAAGAGAAGCAGAGTACGTGATCAGGGACGTTGCAGAGCTGGCGAGGTGTTGCTTGCGGATGACGAGGGAGGAGAGGCCGGCGATGAGGGAGGTGGCAGAGGCGTTGCAGAGGTTGAGGAGGTGGAGAGAACATCCGTGGATGCGTCTTGATCTGGAGGAGGAAGCGAGTTTACTTGGAAGAGATTGA